The genomic region ACACACGCGGTGGCCACCGGCTCAGCCCTCCGACCGCCGGTGGACGACCACACACGCCAGGCCCGGGCCGGCGTGCGCGGCGACGACCGCGCCGGCCTCGGAGACGTACGTGTCGTGCAGCCGTGCCCCGAGCCGCCCGGTGAGCGCGGCGAGCAGCGCGTCGGCGCGTTGCGGCGCGGCCAGGTGGTGCACGCCGAGGTCCACGTCGTCGTCGCCGGCCGACTCGACGGCCAGGTCGACGAGACGTGCCACTCCCCGGCTGGCGGTACGGACCTTCTCGCGCAGCACGATCGCCCCGTCCGGCATGTGCATGATCGGCTTGACCGACAGGGCGGTGCCGAGCAGCGCCTCGGCCGCGTTGATCCGGCCGCCCCGGCGGAGGAACTCCAACGTGTCGACGTAGAACCAGACGGTGGTCCGGGCGACGGAGGCGAGCGCCGCGTCGCGTACACCGGCGAGGTTCGCCCCGGCCTCGGCGGCCCTGGCGGCCGCGATGGCCGGGAAGCCGAGTCCCATGCCTGCGGAGCGGCTGTCGACGACCTCGACGCGGCCGTCGAAGTCGGCTGCGGCCAGCCGGGCCGCCTCGACGGTGCCGGACAGGCCTGCGGACAGGTGCACCGAGACGACGCCGTCGGCGCCGTCGTCGAGGAGGCGGCGGTACGTCCGGGTGAACTGCTCGGGCGCCGGGCGGGAGGTGCTGGCCGAGACCCGCCGCTCGCGCAGCGCCCGGGTGGCGTCGGCGGGCTGGGTCTCCACCCCCTCCAGACCCTCCGCGCCGTTGAGCACGACGGTAAGCGGGACGACTGTCAGCCGGTGCCGCCGCACCAGCTCGGGTGGGAGGTAGGCGGTGGAGTCGGTGACGACCGCGACGGGCATGCCCGGCACGCTAGCCGATCACGACGGGATACGCCGAGGCGTGAGCGCCCCGGCTTCGGGCGGGAACGGCGCTCAGACCGCTTCGACGACGGCCGGCGCGGTGACCAGGCCGACGTTGTGCCCCCGCAGCTGCCAACCCCTGGCGTCCTGGGGACGGCCGACTGCCGGCGCGCCGGGTGCGTGCCGCAGCTCGGTCCAGTGGCAGTTGGCAAGCGAGCCGATGGTGCGCAGCACGTCGGGAGGCCAGCCGAGCAGGTGGCCGACGCCCTGGCGGGAGCTGCCGCCGTGGGTGGCGATGACCACCGTGCCGTCGGGGGCCGCGTCGGCCGCTTCCCGCAGGGCTGCGGCGACTCGTTCGCCCAGGTCGTGCAGCGGTTCCAGATCGGCGCCCGGGTCGGGGTCGCCGGCCCGCCAGCGGGCGTACTCGTCTCCGAAGCGCTCGGCGACCTCGGTGAGGTGCAGGCCCTGCCACTGGCCGAAGTGCCGTTCGCGCAGCCGGGCGTCGGTGCGGACCGGCAGCCCGGTCAGCGCGGCCAACGCCGCCGCGGTCTCCGTGGCGCGGCTCAGGTCGCTGGACACGATCGCGTCGGGACGCAACGAGGCGAGCAGCGGGGCGGCGGCGCGGGCCTGGTCGCGGCCAAGCTCGTTGAGGGGTACGTCGGAGTGCCCCTGGACGCGGTTGGCGGCGTTCCAGTCGGTGTTGCCGTGCCGCCAGACGATCAGCCGGGTCATTCGGCTGCGGCGGTCCCGCCGGCGTCGGCCTCGACCAGGTCGCGGTCGACGAACGGGATGGTGGGGCAGTCCTTCCAGAGCCGGTCGAGCCCGTAGAAC from Micromonospora lupini harbors:
- a CDS encoding DegV family protein, encoding MPVAVVTDSTAYLPPELVRRHRLTVVPLTVVLNGAEGLEGVETQPADATRALRERRVSASTSRPAPEQFTRTYRRLLDDGADGVVSVHLSAGLSGTVEAARLAAADFDGRVEVVDSRSAGMGLGFPAIAAARAAEAGANLAGVRDAALASVARTTVWFYVDTLEFLRRGGRINAAEALLGTALSVKPIMHMPDGAIVLREKVRTASRGVARLVDLAVESAGDDDVDLGVHHLAAPQRADALLAALTGRLGARLHDTYVSEAGAVVAAHAGPGLACVVVHRRSEG
- a CDS encoding histidine phosphatase family protein, whose translation is MTRLIVWRHGNTDWNAANRVQGHSDVPLNELGRDQARAAAPLLASLRPDAIVSSDLSRATETAAALAALTGLPVRTDARLRERHFGQWQGLHLTEVAERFGDEYARWRAGDPDPGADLEPLHDLGERVAAALREAADAAPDGTVVIATHGGSSRQGVGHLLGWPPDVLRTIGSLANCHWTELRHAPGAPAVGRPQDARGWQLRGHNVGLVTAPAVVEAV